In Paenibacillus larvae subsp. larvae, the following proteins share a genomic window:
- a CDS encoding PqqD family protein, producing the protein MSFLKSVRRKTAEDRNLLDMKPMLKDHIRFVSEEDQSRVEIERKNWLERLSVKWMKQPPTHNIHLDPLGAAVIRQCEGTRTVQQIADRVYEEFGEEAEPLLPRLVKFIEIMELNDWLSWKQDEPS; encoded by the coding sequence ATGAGCTTTCTAAAATCAGTGAGAAGAAAAACCGCAGAAGACCGCAATCTTCTGGATATGAAACCAATGTTAAAAGATCATATCCGATTCGTTTCGGAGGAAGACCAAAGTCGTGTCGAGATCGAACGCAAAAATTGGCTCGAGCGCTTATCTGTTAAATGGATGAAGCAGCCTCCGACCCACAATATCCATCTGGACCCGTTGGGAGCAGCAGTTATCCGGCAGTGCGAGGGAACCCGGACAGTACAGCAAATTGCTGATCGGGTTTACGAAGAGTTTGGTGAAGAAGCAGAGCCTTTGCTTCCACGTTTAGTTAAATTTATTGAAATTATGGAACTTAATGACTGGCTTTCTTGGAAACAGGACGAGCCTTCATAA